GGGGCAGGCTCATTCGTTGGTGCTCGCGTTCCACGTCGCGCAAGAGCCGACGTGCATTCAACAATGTCACGAACCGCCGCACGTCAGCATACTTCTGAAGAAGCGTCCAATCGAACCAATTCGTTTCATCGTCCAGGCAATATGCATTGTTATTGCCGCCTTGTGTGCGGCGCGCTTCATCGCCCATCAGAATCATGGGCATTCCTAACGAGAGTAGGGTTACGGTCAAAAAGTTTTTCACCTGCCGGTTCCGTAGCCGTTCCACCGTTGGGTCATCCGTGGACCCTTCAACTCCGCAATTCCAGCTTTTATTGTCGTTGGCTCCGTCCCGGTTGTCTTCGCCGTTGGCCTCGTTGTGTTTGCCGTTGTACGAGACGAGATCGTTGAGTGAGAAGCCGTCATGGCAGGTTACAAAATTCACACTCTGCTCGGGCTCCCGTTCTTTATGACCGTAGATCTCAGGACTCCCGATCAAGCGATCGGCGAAACGTGCCAAGGAGCCTGCTTCACAGCGGAAGAAATCCCGGGCATCGTCGCGGAACCGCCCGTTCCATTCTTTCCAGCTATCCCCGACAAACGAGCCGACCTGGTAGAGTCCGGCCGCATCCCAGGCTTCCGCGATGAGTTTCGTCCCGGCCAGGAAGGGGTCCGAATCAATATCCCAGAGAATGGGAGGATTCTGCAGCGGCCGACCGGCTTCGTCGCGGGAGAGGATCGACGCCAGGTCGAATCGAAAGCCGTCCACATGCATTTCATTCACCCAATACCGGAGACTGTCCATGATTAAACGACGGACAATCGGCTGGTTGGCATTCAAGGTGTTGCCCGTGCCGGTGTAGTTGCTGTATCGGGCCCGATCCTCCTGCAAAATATAATAGGCGCCGTTTTCGAGGCCGCGATAACAAAGGGTAGGCCCATTCTCGTTGCCCTCAGCGGTGTGGTTGTAGACGACATCAAGGATGACCTCGATGCCCGCTTGATGCAGGGCTTTGACCATGTCGCGGAATTCGTCAACCACGCCGAGCGGATCCTGCCGTGAACTATACATGGGATGCGGCGCGAAGTAGGATACGGGCGCATAGCCCCAATAGTTGACTCGCCCCGGAGGGCAATCCTGGGGGTCGAAATGGAACACAGGTAATAGTTCCACAGCGGTGATACCGAGTTCCTGGAGATATGGAATTTTTTCGATCAGACCGGCATACGTCCCACGGTTCTTTTCTTCGACACCTGAACTGGAATGGCGGGTAAATCCCCGCACATGCATCTCGTACACGATGGTCCGGATGGCCGGTATTTTGAGCGGGACATCACCCTCCCAATCGTACACATCCACATCTACTACCACGCTCTTCATGGCAGTCGCGCAATTGTCTCCCGGCTTGGAAGCCGCGATCCGGCTGTATTGCGTCGGCATCGCCACTGCTCTGCCATAGGGATCGAGTAGGATCTTTTCAGGGTCAAATCGCAGTCCTCGTTCCGGTTCGAACGGGCCGTGGGCACGATAGCCGTAGATCTGGCCCGGACGAATCCCAGGGACGAAGACGTGCCAATAGTGGTATGTCCGGTTTCTCCAGGAGTCGAAGGGGATAATCGTTGTCGGCTTCGTATCATCCGCGTGATTGAAAAGCAGCAATTCCATGAGGGTGCAGTTCTTCGAAAATACGCAGAAGTTCACTCCCTCAGGGGAAACGGTCGCCCCGAGGGGAAAACTTTTTCCCGGAGCGATTGCTCCGGCTTGCATACCCACTTCACTTTTGGCCACTTTTTTCTGGTTCTTCGGCATGGGTTTCGATCCTCAGGCAGAAATCCGCACGCCCCACCCTGAACCTGTGACTGGTCTGGTGCCAGGGTGGCTCTCTGTCTTTTTTCTCCCTCAGCGGTGCTCCTCAGGGATTGAGGGTTAATGGTTATTTGTTTGCCAGTTTGGCTAAGTCCTCTTTAAATACCGGGGTGTCAGATTCGTAACCATCGGGGAGTGTATGGCCTATGCCTTTGTGGCAATCAATGCAGGTTTTTCCTTCTTTCATGGCTTTCTGCATATCACGCTGGGCCACAAGCGACTGAGCATGCCAGTCCATGGCTTCATACGAATGGCAATTCCGGCATTCTTGAGAATTGTTTTCTTTCATCTCCAGCCAAACTTTTAAGGCCAGCTGTTCCCGCTTGGCCTCGAATTTTTCCCGTGTGTTGATGGAGCCCGTGATTTTACCCCATAATTCCCAAGTGGCCTTTATCTTTCGAACGACCTTCGGTCCCCACGCTTTAGGCACATGACAGTCGGCGCAAATGGCGCGCACACCTTGGGCGTTGGAATAGTGAATGGATTGCTGATATTCCGGCAGGACGAAATCCGTCATTTCATGGCAGGCGTTGGCGCAGAAGTAGAGCGAATTGGATTGCTCCATGGCGGTGTTGAACCCGCCCCAGAAAATAATTCCCGCTATTCCGCCAACGATGAAAATCGCTCCCCAGGAATATTTGCCGGTGGGGCTCCAAAACCATTTCCAGAGTCTTTTGAGCATTGAATGATATGAACCCGATATTCTGACTGGTGATTACTTCAATGCCCCTTTTCCGTAACGGGATTCAAATCCTTTTCGAACGGCGTCAAGTTGGGCAGGGTTCATCCCTTCAAAGTACCAGGCATGGCCGGGAATAGGTTTGAAATGCTTTTCGAGTAAGATGTTTGCTTCTTTTTCTCCTGCGACCTTTTTGAGTTCCGGAATAAATTCGAAGTAGGTGTGCTTGGCCACTTCGTACATCCCATGCCACCAGGTGTAATCGGGACCACTCATGGAGGCACCATGCCGAGCTCGACGACCTTCGTGGTGCCAGATTTCCCACCAAATCCATTCGATTTTCTCGTCGAAGGGGGCTTGGCTGATTGTTCCGGCTTTCTGTAGGTCACTCATGATGGCGGCAATGGGTTTGGCAAATTTATCGTTATAGAGGTCTACCACCTTATCAAACTGGTTATAATGGCCCAAAATCACCGAATCAGTGTGGCAGGCCGTACACACATTTTGCATTTTGAGCCGGCGCTCTTTCCATGTCAGCACCTCAACCACCTCTGATCCCTTAGCCTTGTCCCCAACCTTGGGCAAGGGTTGACCTTCCGGCACATCAAATTCATTGCCATCTTGAAGTTTCACCAGGTTGTTTTTGATGGAAATGGGAGGCCGCAAGGTCCAGGAAATCCGTTCGCCCACATTATGAGTGGATTTTTCTCCGCCTCCGGCCCCCATATGGCATGTTGCGCAGGTGGGAGCCGCAGAATAATCTATGCCGGCTTCCCATTTATCCGATTCAAGATTCATCTCAGTCGTTTTGGCGTGATAGATGATGCCATGCTTGGATTCGTTATAGACCTCAATTTGAGGGTGATCCGGACCGACGTGACATTTTCCGCAGGTATCCGGAGTTCGTGCCTGCGCTTTGGAAAAGCGGTGTCGGCCATGACAGGCTGTACAGGAACCCTTAGACCCGTCGGGATTGATCCGTCCAATTCCGGTGTTGGGCCAAGTGGTAGCCAGCGGTTTTCCATCCTCACCGATTTCTATGGTTGAGCCGTGACATTGTTTACACCCGGCATTCACCGCTTCCGGGCCGCCTACGACCTCGCCTAAAAGATTATCGAATGATGCGAGGATTTCGCCGGCCTTTGAATGATGCGAACCATCCATCTCCTGGAATTCCGTGGTATGACAGCGTGCACAGTCCTTTGGCGTCACAAGGATTGAGATTAATTGCCCTTTGTGCCTGAACCCGTCTTTATCTTTTCCATCCGCTTGGT
The DNA window shown above is from Nitrospiraceae bacterium and carries:
- the glgX gene encoding glycogen debranching protein GlgX gives rise to the protein MQAGAIAPGKSFPLGATVSPEGVNFCVFSKNCTLMELLLFNHADDTKPTTIIPFDSWRNRTYHYWHVFVPGIRPGQIYGYRAHGPFEPERGLRFDPEKILLDPYGRAVAMPTQYSRIAASKPGDNCATAMKSVVVDVDVYDWEGDVPLKIPAIRTIVYEMHVRGFTRHSSSGVEEKNRGTYAGLIEKIPYLQELGITAVELLPVFHFDPQDCPPGRVNYWGYAPVSYFAPHPMYSSRQDPLGVVDEFRDMVKALHQAGIEVILDVVYNHTAEGNENGPTLCYRGLENGAYYILQEDRARYSNYTGTGNTLNANQPIVRRLIMDSLRYWVNEMHVDGFRFDLASILSRDEAGRPLQNPPILWDIDSDPFLAGTKLIAEAWDAAGLYQVGSFVGDSWKEWNGRFRDDARDFFRCEAGSLARFADRLIGSPEIYGHKEREPEQSVNFVTCHDGFSLNDLVSYNGKHNEANGEDNRDGANDNKSWNCGVEGSTDDPTVERLRNRQVKNFLTVTLLSLGMPMILMGDEARRTQGGNNNAYCLDDETNWFDWTLLQKYADVRRFVTLLNARRLLRDVEREHQRMSLPHLIRQANKAWHGVKLNQPDWSPNSHSIAFTVEDRKEKLLNHFILNAYWEPLEFELPPVQNGGDDIWYRWIDTALDSPQDIVPWETAPAVSGYTYRTEARSVVVLFAHMDAGMA
- a CDS encoding NapC/NirT family cytochrome c, with translation MLKRLWKWFWSPTGKYSWGAIFIVGGIAGIIFWGGFNTAMEQSNSLYFCANACHEMTDFVLPEYQQSIHYSNAQGVRAICADCHVPKAWGPKVVRKIKATWELWGKITGSINTREKFEAKREQLALKVWLEMKENNSQECRNCHSYEAMDWHAQSLVAQRDMQKAMKEGKTCIDCHKGIGHTLPDGYESDTPVFKEDLAKLANK
- a CDS encoding cytochrome C552; this encodes MKTIKKNSWLGISLRKSFSVILYLLIGSSAVVLLDGGPLLLREAGEANAARPAGTYGKDWGNPEGEECVLCHRKHTPGLYQEWNQSMHGQRGVNCLDCHQADGKDKDGFRHKGQLISILVTPKDCARCHTTEFQEMDGSHHSKAGEILASFDNLLGEVVGGPEAVNAGCKQCHGSTIEIGEDGKPLATTWPNTGIGRINPDGSKGSCTACHGRHRFSKAQARTPDTCGKCHVGPDHPQIEVYNESKHGIIYHAKTTEMNLESDKWEAGIDYSAAPTCATCHMGAGGGEKSTHNVGERISWTLRPPISIKNNLVKLQDGNEFDVPEGQPLPKVGDKAKGSEVVEVLTWKERRLKMQNVCTACHTDSVILGHYNQFDKVVDLYNDKFAKPIAAIMSDLQKAGTISQAPFDEKIEWIWWEIWHHEGRRARHGASMSGPDYTWWHGMYEVAKHTYFEFIPELKKVAGEKEANILLEKHFKPIPGHAWYFEGMNPAQLDAVRKGFESRYGKGALK